The DNA sequence TCCTGTTCGCTATACGGCATTTCTGCGCTGTGAGCACCATGTGTTTGTTCCAGAAGTGCAGCGCCATCACCGGTCACCTTACCACCATTGTCGATCGCTTCTTTCAACGCTGAACGCAGTGCATTGATAGTCTTCAAGGTTTCGGTTTTTTCTGCCTTGGCCACTTCACGAGCAGTAATAGACTCTTCTTTACGATCAATCGCAGTGGCGAACGGGTAATACAGGGCCAGTACAAAGATCGCAGCAGTCACACGCCATGCATTTGGCTTGTTGGCCATTGGCACTTTACCCCAGGCCCAGGCGGCCAGAGCGATGGTCAGGGCAGCAGCCATAGTCCACAGCATCGCATCCTTGTCACCCATTACCCAGATCAGCCAGATAGCGGTACCGAACATCGGGAAAGCCAAGGCGGTTTTGAATACGCTCATCCATGGACCCGGATTCGGCACAATGCGGCGAGCACCCGGCACGAAGGCAATCAACAGGTAAGGGAAGGCAAGGCCCAAGCCCAGGAACACGAAGATCAGCAGAGACACTGCCACCGGCTGGGTAAAGGCGTAACCCAAGGCACCCGCCATAAACGGCGCGGTACAAGGAGTTGCAACCACAACCGCCAGGACACCAGTCCAGAAAGAAGATTTCTTGGAGTGAGCATCGCCTTCGTTGGTCAGGTTGGAGCCCACATTCATCATGCTGGTACCAAACTCAAAGGCACCCAGCAGGTTCATACCGATCAAGGTCATCAACAGAACCAGAGACAGCACCACAATCGGGTTTTGCATCTGGAAGCCCCAGGAAGCGGCTTCACCGGCTGATTTAATGCCGATCACCACCGCAGCCAGTGCGAGGAAGCTGAGCACCACACCAACGGTGTAAAAAATACCGGATGAACGCACTTCGCGCGGGTGAGACTCACCCATTTTGGACAGGCTGAGCATTTTCAGGCTCAGTACCGGCAATACACAAGGCATCAGGTTAAGGATCAGACCACCCAGAAAGGCAGCACCAAGAGCATACAAGAGCCCCATATCGTCCTCTGAGTCTGAACCACCAGTGCTGGCAACCGCAGCGGCCTTCACAGTGCCTGCGCCATCTACACGTGGCGCATCAGCAACAAATTTCGCCTGCTCATTACCGTTAGCGTCGGTATAGGTGAGCAGCAGGGCAGAACGCTCGTATTTACGTTTTTCCGGGGCTTTACCAGCGTCTCTTTCCAGCTTTTTAGCCAGGGAATCCATCGCTTCGAGAGGAGCGGTCAACACACCATCCTTAACCGAAATGGAAGGCTGGGTATTCGTGTGCTTGATCAGCTTTTCAGTTGCCGGCCACAGGTAGATGTTCGTGGCACCCTTCTCGGGAAAAGCAACTTCGTAGGTAACAGTAGCGTTGTCTTCCGAGATGTAAAACGCTGCATTCCAATCAACAACTTCCGGCTGGTGGTCACGGGCGCTTTTGAAAGTTTCTGCATTTCCAGCATCGATAGCACCATTACCAATCGGCAGGGTGATACTCAGGGAAGCACTCTGCGGCACGCAGTTGGCATCGTCACATACCAGGTAGGAAGCCTTGCCAGTCAAGGTCAGGCTGTCACCGGTGTAACCAGCCGGAACAGAAACGTCCATGGTGATCACGTTTTCTTCGCTGTAGCCGTAGGTCACGATGTCGCCCATTGCAACAATATGCGGTACCGCATAAACGAAATCGGCGATCTCTGTACCTTCAGCCAGATCCTTCCAGCGAATCGTCATGTTTTTGCCAGCTTCACCCGGGTTCATCCAGTAGTTATGCCAACCTGCATCTGGCTTAACAATCAGGCCAAGGGTAAACACATCTCCCGGCTTAACACTGGAAACCTCGGATACCAGCTCCAATGAGCTGTACGAATCACGGACCGGCTCGGCCTGGGAGATCGCCGCTGTTAATGACAACATCATCACTAATGTTGCCCGCATCACCTTATGAACTAAGTTCATTACTCACCTCTCACATTGGAAGGACATTCTGTGTTTAGGATCTACCCCCGAACACAGACCCCTCTGGGATCTATTATCGATGGTCTAATAATAGTCAAAAAAGTACTTCTTATAAACTACAATAACGGCTCAACCATACAATTCGAAACGAATGACCCTAATATTCGCCAGGTATCGCTACGGTCGTTCCCCGACTTTACTTCATAGCTGTCACTGCCGCCTTTGCCGTATTGGCATCCCGCTGAGCCTCATGAACCAAACGATTCAGGTAGACTTCCATCCTTGAGCCGTAGATTTTGGGAATACTGCGAATTACCCCGTTGTGGTCAATCACAACCAGGGTCGGTATTTCATTTATTCCGAGCTTGGCCCAAATGGATGGATTCTCATTTGGCTTCTTATGCCATTCTACGAAACCACCTGTAAGTGGTTCAGAGAAACTCTTGGCCAGGTCAATATCTTCATCAAGGTTGATAGCTATAACTTCAAATGGACGGTCTTTCATTTCAGCCATCATTTTCTTGTTCTTTTCCAGGTTAGCCAGACAGGGCTCACACCAGGAGGCCCAAAAGTCCAACAGGATCACCTTTCCCCGATATGGGGCAAAGCTTACAGGCTCACCCTCATAATTGGTGGCGCCAAAGTCAGCGGCAACCACACCGGGAATAAAACTCTTAAGCCTGTCCGAGAGAAGATCAACGTGTAGCTTCAACTCCCCATGCTTC is a window from the Porticoccaceae bacterium LTM1 genome containing:
- a CDS encoding cytochrome c biogenesis protein CcdA, whose amino-acid sequence is MNLVHKVMRATLVMMLSLTAAISQAEPVRDSYSSLELVSEVSSVKPGDVFTLGLIVKPDAGWHNYWMNPGEAGKNMTIRWKDLAEGTEIADFVYAVPHIVAMGDIVTYGYSEENVITMDVSVPAGYTGDSLTLTGKASYLVCDDANCVPQSASLSITLPIGNGAIDAGNAETFKSARDHQPEVVDWNAAFYISEDNATVTYEVAFPEKGATNIYLWPATEKLIKHTNTQPSISVKDGVLTAPLEAMDSLAKKLERDAGKAPEKRKYERSALLLTYTDANGNEQAKFVADAPRVDGAGTVKAAAVASTGGSDSEDDMGLLYALGAAFLGGLILNLMPCVLPVLSLKMLSLSKMGESHPREVRSSGIFYTVGVVLSFLALAAVVIGIKSAGEAASWGFQMQNPIVVLSLVLLMTLIGMNLLGAFEFGTSMMNVGSNLTNEGDAHSKKSSFWTGVLAVVVATPCTAPFMAGALGYAFTQPVAVSLLIFVFLGLGLAFPYLLIAFVPGARRIVPNPGPWMSVFKTALAFPMFGTAIWLIWVMGDKDAMLWTMAAALTIALAAWAWGKVPMANKPNAWRVTAAIFVLALYYPFATAIDRKEESITAREVAKAEKTETLKTINALRSALKEAIDNGGKVTGDGAALLEQTHGAHSAEMPYSEQELMAMLSEGKEVFAYFTADWCVSCKVNEKASLHKDETLKFFADNNIHVMVGDNTDLDEEINRIIELYKHPGVPLYLYFKPGDSLQDGRKLPQLLPSPGVLINSIKEYRG